Genomic segment of Rhodocaloribacter litoris:
TGTTCGGCCAGGGCAATGATCTTTTCCAGGCGCTCGTGCAGCGCCGGCTCGGTCGATTCCTGCATGGGTCGTTCCGGCTGTGTTGTCTCGAACCGGTATCGTCCACGGGCACGACGGCATAAGACCCACCCTCCGGATTTTCCCGCCGGCGTAGCCGCACAGGGTGCGAATCTGAAACGCAGGCCCGCCGCCGTCCACAGGTCGGGCAACGTCTCACCGGCGCCGCACGCCATGACACCCTTGGTAGCGTCCCTGTGCACGAAAAATGTAACTTTCCCTCGCCAATCCGCATAGACATGAGCAGGTCAGAAACCCAGCCCGTGCATCCGGGTTCATTCGAGGGCGTTCGTGTGATGCCCTCACCGCAGGTCCTGGCGCAGGAGCTCAACGGCGAAACCGTGCTCCTGCACACCGGACGGGGGTGCTACTACGGGCTCGACGACGTGGGCACACGTATGTGGCGCGCCCTGCTGGCGCACGGCACCGTACAGCGCGCCTGCGAAGCCTTGCTGCAGGAATACGACGTCTCTCCCGACGTACTTCGACATGACCTCGGCGAGCTGGTCGCCCGGTTGAAAGAACATGACTTGATTCAGCTCGTCGAATAACGCCTTCCGAGGCAATTCCACTCAAAACTTATCACCCTGCTTCCCCGGCGGTCGAATCCCCTTCACCCAACCGGAAACGACTATGCATACCGAACAAGTCGCGGAGCGCAAGCAACCCTACCATCGTCCCCGGTTCACCGTCCACGGCGACATTGCTGCCCTGACCCGGGCCAG
This window contains:
- a CDS encoding PqqD family protein, which translates into the protein MSRSETQPVHPGSFEGVRVMPSPQVLAQELNGETVLLHTGRGCYYGLDDVGTRMWRALLAHGTVQRACEALLQEYDVSPDVLRHDLGELVARLKEHDLIQLVE